GCCGATATTAATAGAAAGATTTTTGAGGAGGATCATCAGATTTGCAGGCGGATTCCAAGTAAGTCGTGGTCAACATCGGCGCCTAAATTTACTAGTACTCTCGAACAAAAATTGCTCCATTTCCGGGCATCTTGTGAAAAGTGGAATAAATAGTCATCTTTGATTTATTATGAATCTGCAGTGTTTGGAATAGGAGAGTGGAATGACATCCAATAATCAAGTTCGATGGGTCAAAAATGTTCGAATTAAAGGGCTCGCCTGTGCCTTGCCTGAAAAGGTAGAGGAGGTGGCGTCCTTGAGCGAAGTTTTTGGCGCCGACAATATCAATAAAATTATTGGTAGTACAGGAGTTGAACGCCGCCACGTCGTCTTGGATGAATGCTCTTCTGATCTGTGTTTTTCTGCAGCAGAGCGACTCATTGTAGATCTCGGAATTGATAAAAGCTCTATTGATACCCTGATATTCGTTTCACAAACCCATGACTACACGCTCCCGGCTACAGCCTGTGTTTTGCAGAAACGACTAGGCCTGCCCATGCACACGGCTGCGTTTGATGTCGCCATGGGGTGTTCAGGATATGTATACGGACTGTGGATGGCTGCCTCTTTGTTGTCTGGCGGTGGCAGCAAGCGCGCGCTTTTATTGGTAGGCGATACTATCAGCAAGATCGTTTCCCCTGATGACAGGGCTGTAGCTGCCTTATTTGGAGATGCAGGCACAGCAACTCTTATTGACCATGATACGGACGCTCCTGCTATTCCATTTGTCATGGGCACGGATGGGCGTGGAGCACAGAATCTGGTAGTCCCTGCAGGTGGTTATAGAGACCGCAGCGGTAAATCTGTGCAAACGAGTGAAGAGGGCGTTCGGGGGCCATATGATTTGTACATGAATGGGGCTGAAATTTTCGCATTCACTCTCGCTCGCGTTCCTGCTCTAGTGAGTGCTCTGCACGAGGCTAACCAAGAAAGTGGGGAAGCCATTGACAAATATGTGTTCCATCAAGCTAACCGTTTCATGCTCGATCACCTGGTAAAAAGAATGAAGCTCGAGCGAGAGAAGGTGGTGCTTGATGTCAAGGATGTTGGTAATACAAGTTGCGCCTCGATTCCATTGGCGATCAGTTTGCACAAGGGCAAGATGGGCGGACATATTTCCGGTCGTTTTATGCTTGCAGGCTTTGGTGTCGGTTATTCGTGGGCAGGTTGTGTTGCTGAGTTTGATAATGTGTGGATCAGCCCTTTGACTGTAACTCCAAGCATCAGCGCAGGGACCGCTATATGACGCAGTTCAATCCTTTTTCCTTGTCTGGCAAGCATGTTCTGGTTACCGGCGCTTCTTCTGGCATCGGACGTGAGGTTGCCATATGGCTCAGCAAGCAGGGAGCGACGGTTACTTTGGCTGCACGGGATGTAAGTCGTCTCGAGGCAACACTTGTGAGGATGGACGGTATTGGCCATAGACTCGAGGTTATTGATTTCCTGGGAGGTACTGACGTGCCTCAATGGTTGAAGTCGGTAGCCAAGATGTCTTCGCCCTTTGATGGCCTGGTGCATGCCGCCGGCGTGCAAATGCCGATGCCTATTCGTGCTACCAGCATGGGTCATTGGGAAAAAATAATGTCGACAAATGTCACCTCCGGGTTTTCATTGATAAAGGCATTTCGTCAAAAAGGTGTTTGTAACCCCGATTCAAGTATTGTTCTGATTTCTTCAGTAATGGCTCAATCCGGAGAGCCGGCTTTGCTTGGCTATTGCGCCAGTAAAGGCGCTGTTGAAGCCATGGTCAGGGCCGCAGCTGTTGAGTTGGCTCGCGAAGGGATTCGTGTCAACGCAATTGCTCCTGGCGTTGTCCAGACTGAGCTCGTTGACGCTTTGGAGAGCCTTGTTGGTTCTGATTCTATGAAGGCAATCGAGCAGCGGCATCCATTGGGCTTTGGCAAGGCTCAAGACGTTGCCTATGCCGCGAATTATTTATTGTCCCCGGCTGCCAGTTGGGTTACGGGCACCACTTTGGTTGTTGATGGGGGATACCTGGCATGACTACGACCAAGAAGCTGGTCATCATGGGGGCTGGAGGTTTTGGTCGTGAGGTTCATGCCTGGCTCTTGGACTCGATCAAAAATGGTGCCTGCAGAGCCACAAGTGAAACTGTCTGGGAAATCGCCGGTTTTATTGATGATGTCAGCAATGCGCCCGATATCTTTTCCGGATTGCCGCCGATCTTGTCAAAAATTGATGGGTACATTCCTGAACCCGATACCTATGTTGTTTGTGCGATTGCCAACCCAGCAGCAAAAAAGCTGTTGACTGAAAAGTTGGTAGCCAAAGGGGTTGAATTTTTTACACTTATTCACTCAACTGTCGTGATTGGAACCAACGTAGTGATTGGCAAGGGAGCTGTCATTTGCCCGTTCACTGTATTGTCCACGGATCTTAGTGTGGGTGATTTTGTGACCATCAACTCGGGTTGTACCATCGGGCACGATGCACGGATCGCAGATTACTGCACGTTGAGTGGCCACTGTGATGTTACCGGTGGTGTGACATTGCAAGAGGGCGCTTTTCTAGGCTCGCACGCAGTCATTGTGCCTAAAGTTGTGGTCGGGGAATATTCGGTCGTGGGCGCAGGTAGCGTGGTGATAAGAAAAGTCGCACCGGGTGTGACAGTTTTTGGTGTTCCAGCCAAACGTATTTCGGGATAAATATATGAACCAGTCCGCCAAAATTACTGCTATCGAATACGTGTTGCCTGCACAAACCCTGTCGAATGAAGATTTGGAGCGTGATTTTCCTGAGTGGAATGTGGACAAGATTTTCGGCAAGACCGGTATTAATAAGCGTCAAGTAGTCGGGGTTAACGAATGCGCCTCCGATTTGGCTTTTAAGGCATGCGAAAAGCTGATTGACGCCGTGGACCTTGACCGCTCTGATATTGACTTTATTATCCTGTGTACGCAAAGTCCTGATTATTTTTTACCGGCAACAGCTTGCATTCTCCAAGACCGTTTGGGGCTTTCAACGCGATGTGGTGCCTTTGATTTTAATCAGGGATGTTCCGGCTTCGTTTATGGTTTGGGCTTGGCCAAAGGTTTGATCGAAACCGGTCAGGCTAAAAACATTTTGTTGGTGACTGCGGATACTTATAGCAAATATATTCACCCAGCAGATAAAAGTGTTCGTACCTTGTTTGGTGATGCCGCTGCAGCCACTTTGATTCAGGCTGTGGCCAGTGGCCCTTTTATCGATCGCTTCCGTTATGGTACTGATGGAGCCGGTGCTAAAAATCTAATAGTGCCAATTGGCGGCGCGCGCAGTCCTTCAGCGTTGAATCCATCGCCTGAACTGTACGCGGATGATAGCGGTAACGCTCGAACAGACGCTAACC
This genomic stretch from Pseudomonas deceptionensis harbors:
- a CDS encoding ketoacyl-ACP synthase III, giving the protein MTSNNQVRWVKNVRIKGLACALPEKVEEVASLSEVFGADNINKIIGSTGVERRHVVLDECSSDLCFSAAERLIVDLGIDKSSIDTLIFVSQTHDYTLPATACVLQKRLGLPMHTAAFDVAMGCSGYVYGLWMAASLLSGGGSKRALLLVGDTISKIVSPDDRAVAALFGDAGTATLIDHDTDAPAIPFVMGTDGRGAQNLVVPAGGYRDRSGKSVQTSEEGVRGPYDLYMNGAEIFAFTLARVPALVSALHEANQESGEAIDKYVFHQANRFMLDHLVKRMKLEREKVVLDVKDVGNTSCASIPLAISLHKGKMGGHISGRFMLAGFGVGYSWAGCVAEFDNVWISPLTVTPSISAGTAI
- a CDS encoding SDR family NAD(P)-dependent oxidoreductase gives rise to the protein MTQFNPFSLSGKHVLVTGASSGIGREVAIWLSKQGATVTLAARDVSRLEATLVRMDGIGHRLEVIDFLGGTDVPQWLKSVAKMSSPFDGLVHAAGVQMPMPIRATSMGHWEKIMSTNVTSGFSLIKAFRQKGVCNPDSSIVLISSVMAQSGEPALLGYCASKGAVEAMVRAAAVELAREGIRVNAIAPGVVQTELVDALESLVGSDSMKAIEQRHPLGFGKAQDVAYAANYLLSPAASWVTGTTLVVDGGYLA
- a CDS encoding acetyltransferase is translated as MTTTKKLVIMGAGGFGREVHAWLLDSIKNGACRATSETVWEIAGFIDDVSNAPDIFSGLPPILSKIDGYIPEPDTYVVCAIANPAAKKLLTEKLVAKGVEFFTLIHSTVVIGTNVVIGKGAVICPFTVLSTDLSVGDFVTINSGCTIGHDARIADYCTLSGHCDVTGGVTLQEGAFLGSHAVIVPKVVVGEYSVVGAGSVVIRKVAPGVTVFGVPAKRISG
- a CDS encoding 3-oxoacyl-ACP synthase III family protein is translated as MNQSAKITAIEYVLPAQTLSNEDLERDFPEWNVDKIFGKTGINKRQVVGVNECASDLAFKACEKLIDAVDLDRSDIDFIILCTQSPDYFLPATACILQDRLGLSTRCGAFDFNQGCSGFVYGLGLAKGLIETGQAKNILLVTADTYSKYIHPADKSVRTLFGDAAAATLIQAVASGPFIDRFRYGTDGAGAKNLIVPIGGARSPSALNPSPELYADDSGNARTDANLYMNGAAIFEFSMTRIPQLMASMFDDSFSIDDVDLFAFHQANKFMLDSLRRRLKLPAEKFISEFEHCGNTVSSSIPIALKESLDKGVLSVGNTVVCVGFGVGYSWAGCVIKW